The following are encoded together in the Pedobacter sp. D749 genome:
- a CDS encoding OmpA family protein — MKLYKSIPIMLFTLALAAGCVSNKKYAELQDTYAKLRDRNQELSNKYQDSQRELSGSTSRVKSLEEQIASEKANVTALQDALNKCLNSSNQGNVNISKLVDEINSSNKYIKQLVNAKNKSDSLNMVLTNNLTRSLSREELGDVDVQVLKGVVYISLADNMLYKSGSYEVSDKAGETLSKIAKIIKDYDTYDVLIEGNTDNVPIVQTNIRNNWDLSALRASSVVQVLQTKYAVDPKRLTAGGRGEFNPIADNNTPGGKAKNRRTQIIITPKLDQFMDLIGKAPEQSQK; from the coding sequence ATGAAATTATACAAATCAATTCCCATAATGCTCTTTACGCTTGCACTTGCTGCAGGTTGTGTAAGCAATAAAAAGTATGCTGAACTTCAGGACACCTATGCCAAGTTAAGAGATAGGAATCAGGAACTTAGTAATAAATACCAGGATAGCCAGCGTGAACTTAGCGGAAGCACCAGTAGGGTTAAAAGTTTAGAAGAGCAGATCGCATCAGAAAAAGCCAATGTAACGGCACTGCAAGATGCTTTAAACAAATGTTTAAATTCGAGTAACCAGGGAAATGTTAACATTTCAAAATTGGTTGATGAGATTAATAGTTCAAACAAATACATCAAACAATTAGTGAATGCTAAAAACAAAAGTGACTCACTTAATATGGTGTTAACTAATAACTTAACAAGGTCATTAAGTCGTGAAGAGTTGGGTGATGTTGATGTTCAGGTACTTAAAGGCGTGGTATACATCTCTTTAGCTGATAACATGTTATATAAATCAGGTAGCTATGAAGTTTCTGATAAAGCTGGCGAAACTTTAAGCAAAATTGCCAAAATTATTAAAGATTACGATACCTATGATGTACTGATAGAAGGTAACACCGATAATGTACCAATTGTTCAAACAAACATCCGTAACAACTGGGATTTAAGTGCCTTACGTGCTTCATCAGTAGTGCAGGTATTACAAACCAAGTATGCCGTCGACCCTAAGCGTTTAACAGCTGGTGGACGTGGAGAGTTTAATCCAATTGCTGATAATAATACTCCAGGTGGAAAAGCAAAAAACAGGCGTACACAGATTATCATAACACCTAAACTAGATCAGTTTATGGATCTGATCGGAAAAGCGCCTGAGCAATCTCAAAAATAA